In Candidatus Mycalebacterium zealandia, one DNA window encodes the following:
- a CDS encoding (d)CMP kinase: MSGRGRIVITIDGPGASGKGTVARIVAKKLGIRYMDTGSIYRTFALLAREKGVKPGESEKISRLLKNCEILPVCSEDSSYTVTLGGRNVSADIRTPEISENASKFSQVKEVREVLGLIQRAHGENTSIVAEGRDMGTRVFKDADYKFFLTAEEGERARRRAAELKQEGAGATLEQTAAELSSRDRRDSRRKHSPLKPADDAVIIDTTHLGVDEVVEKILNLVEGWKSF, from the coding sequence ATGAGCGGGCGCGGAAGGATTGTGATAACAATTGACGGACCCGGCGCGTCCGGCAAGGGAACGGTAGCGCGCATTGTGGCTAAAAAACTCGGTATTCGCTATATGGACACGGGTTCCATATACAGAACTTTCGCCCTGCTTGCACGTGAAAAAGGCGTGAAACCTGGAGAAAGCGAAAAAATCTCGAGACTTCTCAAAAACTGCGAAATTCTACCGGTGTGCTCCGAGGACAGTTCCTACACCGTTACACTGGGCGGCAGGAATGTGAGCGCAGACATAAGAACGCCTGAAATATCCGAAAATGCGTCAAAGTTTTCGCAGGTTAAGGAAGTGCGGGAGGTTCTCGGGCTCATACAGCGCGCGCACGGCGAAAATACAAGCATAGTAGCCGAAGGCAGAGACATGGGAACGCGTGTTTTCAAAGATGCTGATTACAAGTTTTTTCTCACCGCCGAGGAAGGCGAACGTGCGCGGCGCAGAGCCGCCGAACTTAAACAGGAGGGCGCGGGTGCGACTTTGGAACAAACCGCCGCCGAACTGTCTTCAAGAGACCGGCGGGACAGCCGGAGAAAGCACTCTCCCTTGAAACCTGCCGATGATGCTGTGATAATAGACACAACACACCTCGGTGTGGATGAGGTTGTTGAGAAAATTCTCAACTTGGTTGAAGGTTGGAAATCATTTTAA
- the aroA gene encoding 3-phosphoshikimate 1-carboxyvinyltransferase has product MTVSGGGRPVTGRTTVPADKSISHRALIIGCLSRGGARITNLLDSEDIVSTKNALRLLGARIETSAGETAAVSDGLAHAGKAIDAGNSGTTARLLAGVLSAQRFESTVTGDKYLKQRPMERVITPLSLMGADISSRGGKLPVSIKGSKLRAIEYEMPVASAQVKSAILLAGLYADGDTKITEPKKTRDHTEIMLGHFGAVVRREGNTITLSGGGAQQLTGGEVAVPADISSAIFPVAAAVINSDSRVVIENVGINPARAGGLEILQKMGADVRISNRRKSGGEDVADIEAQGGRALKGIEINGDLIPRAIDELPAIAVVACFAQGVTKISDAAELRVKESDRIKSMTEGLGKLGARVEETPDGMLVTGGGLTGGACSSAGDHRVAMALGVAATAADGDSRIEDAGCVAVSFRDFFPFLEGLRARK; this is encoded by the coding sequence CCGTTCCCGCAGACAAGTCCATCTCTCACAGAGCGTTAATAATAGGGTGCCTTTCGCGGGGCGGGGCGCGCATAACCAACCTGCTTGACAGCGAAGACATAGTTTCCACAAAGAACGCGTTGAGGCTCCTTGGCGCACGGATAGAAACATCGGCGGGCGAAACCGCCGCCGTTTCCGACGGCCTTGCGCACGCCGGAAAAGCCATTGATGCGGGCAATTCGGGAACAACTGCGCGGCTTCTTGCGGGCGTGTTGAGCGCCCAACGGTTTGAATCAACCGTAACGGGGGACAAATACCTGAAACAAAGACCGATGGAGCGCGTGATAACGCCCCTCTCGCTGATGGGCGCGGACATATCCTCGCGTGGCGGAAAACTGCCGGTCTCCATAAAGGGCTCAAAATTGCGGGCGATAGAATACGAAATGCCGGTCGCGAGCGCGCAGGTAAAATCCGCGATTCTGCTCGCGGGGCTTTACGCTGACGGCGACACAAAAATCACAGAACCCAAAAAAACCAGAGACCACACGGAAATAATGCTTGGGCATTTCGGCGCCGTGGTCAGACGCGAGGGAAACACGATAACGCTGTCCGGTGGCGGAGCTCAACAGCTCACTGGCGGCGAGGTGGCGGTTCCGGCGGATATATCCTCCGCGATTTTTCCGGTCGCTGCTGCAGTCATCAACTCGGACTCGCGCGTGGTGATTGAAAATGTCGGAATCAATCCGGCGCGGGCGGGCGGTCTTGAAATTCTGCAAAAAATGGGGGCGGACGTGCGGATTTCAAACCGCAGAAAATCCGGCGGCGAAGATGTGGCGGACATAGAGGCCCAAGGCGGACGCGCTCTGAAAGGGATTGAGATCAATGGAGATTTGATACCGCGCGCGATAGACGAATTGCCCGCGATTGCGGTGGTCGCGTGTTTTGCGCAAGGGGTTACAAAAATATCGGATGCGGCAGAATTGAGGGTGAAGGAAAGCGACAGAATAAAATCAATGACCGAAGGGCTCGGAAAACTCGGCGCGCGCGTTGAGGAGACGCCGGACGGAATGCTTGTAACCGGAGGCGGTTTGACCGGAGGCGCGTGTTCAAGCGCGGGAGACCACAGGGTCGCGATGGCTCTGGGTGTCGCGGCAACGGCGGCGGATGGCGACAGCAGGATTGAGGACGCTGGATGTGTGGCGGTTTCGTTCAGGGATTTTTTTCCGTTTCTTGAGGGTTTGAGAGCGCGAAAATGA